In one Desulfoferula mesophila genomic region, the following are encoded:
- a CDS encoding DUF116 domain-containing protein has product MMESSAWMWLAWAGVGLAGLLVAVLGPLLVGRLLCPRLTLALFRRYSWMLQGLLDRISPGLDLRLMVRAGNRYFRKAFAATPFSRRVLFLPFCLRPLDCPADVDQDMGLLCTGGCPGCEVGRVRDEALALGYAAVYVVPSSRIMHGRGLLPSDQFIKKKIKAHAPGAALGVTCPWHLRNRLLAKYTLRGGNYTSVDNDGPRDKTPAPLQGVLMDRQNCRQGTVNWERVRFCMTLGQGEAYQAALPVVEET; this is encoded by the coding sequence ATGATGGAAAGCAGCGCATGGATGTGGCTGGCCTGGGCCGGTGTGGGCTTGGCGGGGTTGTTGGTGGCCGTGCTGGGGCCCTTGCTGGTGGGCCGCCTGCTGTGCCCGCGCCTCACCCTGGCCCTGTTCCGGCGCTATAGCTGGATGCTCCAGGGCCTGCTGGACCGCATCAGCCCCGGCCTGGACCTGCGCCTCATGGTGCGGGCGGGCAATCGCTATTTCCGCAAGGCCTTCGCGGCCACGCCCTTTTCCCGGCGGGTGCTGTTTTTGCCCTTCTGCCTAAGGCCCCTGGATTGCCCCGCCGACGTGGATCAGGATATGGGGCTGTTGTGCACCGGCGGCTGCCCGGGCTGCGAAGTGGGCCGGGTGCGGGACGAGGCTTTGGCCCTGGGCTACGCCGCGGTGTACGTAGTGCCCAGTTCGCGCATCATGCACGGCCGGGGGCTGTTGCCCAGCGACCAGTTCATCAAGAAAAAGATCAAGGCCCACGCACCGGGCGCGGCCCTGGGGGTGACCTGCCCCTGGCACCTGCGCAACCGCCTCTTGGCCAAGTACACCCTGCGAGGGGGCAACTACACCTCCGTGGACAACGACGGCCCCCGCGATAAAACCCCCGCGCCCCTGCAAGGGGTGCTCATGGACCGGCAGAACTGCCGCCAGGGCACGGTGAATTGGGAGCGGGTGCGCTTTTGCATGACCCTGGGCCAAGGGGAAGCCTATCAGGCGGCGCTTCCCGTGGTCGAGGAAACCTAG
- a CDS encoding zinc dependent phospholipase C family protein yields MSWTGRSLVGLLLLAAFLAPAAPAEAVGPFSHFTFCRALWPSLSTRLGLDPSQAKRLWPGFLAGAIAHDAGYYPGGESNLAYAVHLLRPWQLTRAMLALARNSGEQAFALGWLSHALLDLRAHRDLVNAFTQGPYSEHMLAHKQFEWGLDCWLLARPQGAWLWEAPLDWRAGLGLWQRAVATVYGRLVPRSVLEQAMLAHQKQVRQLPYVFWLSGRLERPGRWAGNALGWVLGHSARPLYVAWLTWRDQDLDARGVLTARWPLPQDQRGLLTAMAQSAQELNQVLAGGAWPQGTLDADPGCEEQGCDQAKQARKWLDSLPAIR; encoded by the coding sequence TTGTCCTGGACCGGCCGTAGCCTGGTTGGTCTGCTGCTCTTGGCGGCTTTTTTGGCCCCGGCCGCCCCGGCCGAGGCGGTGGGGCCGTTCAGCCACTTCACCTTCTGCCGGGCGCTGTGGCCCTCCCTGTCCACCCGCCTGGGCCTCGACCCCAGCCAGGCTAAGCGCCTGTGGCCGGGGTTCCTGGCCGGGGCCATCGCCCATGACGCGGGTTACTATCCCGGCGGCGAGAGCAACCTGGCCTATGCGGTCCACCTGCTGCGGCCCTGGCAATTGACCCGGGCCATGCTGGCCCTGGCCCGCAATTCCGGCGAGCAGGCCTTTGCCCTGGGCTGGCTCTCCCACGCCCTTTTGGACCTCAGGGCCCACCGCGACCTGGTCAACGCTTTCACCCAGGGCCCGTACTCCGAGCACATGCTGGCCCACAAACAGTTCGAGTGGGGCCTGGACTGCTGGCTGCTGGCCCGCCCCCAGGGCGCGTGGCTATGGGAGGCGCCCCTGGACTGGCGAGCGGGGTTAGGCCTGTGGCAGCGGGCCGTGGCCACGGTGTACGGTCGCTTGGTGCCGCGCTCGGTCTTGGAGCAGGCCATGCTGGCCCATCAAAAGCAGGTGCGCCAGCTGCCCTATGTTTTTTGGCTCTCCGGCCGCCTGGAGCGTCCGGGGCGCTGGGCGGGCAACGCCCTGGGTTGGGTGTTGGGCCACAGCGCGCGGCCCCTGTACGTGGCCTGGCTCACCTGGCGGGACCAGGACCTGGACGCCCGCGGGGTGCTCACCGCCCGCTGGCCCTTGCCCCAGGACCAGCGCGGCCTGCTCACCGCCATGGCCCAGAGCGCCCAGGAACTGAACCAGGTCCTGGCCGGAGGGGCCTGGCCTCAGGGCACCCTGGACGCGGACCCCGGCTGCGAGGAGCAAGGTTGCGACCAGGCGAAGCAGGCGCGCAAGTGGCTCGACTCCCTGCCGGCCATCCGCTAG
- a CDS encoding exodeoxyribonuclease VII small subunit has product MAKAKKEPGFEESLQRLEEIVERLEDDELELEQSLALFEEGVKLAAACDQRLDEAEKKVALLLKNNEGALVETPFDGDDEE; this is encoded by the coding sequence ATGGCCAAAGCCAAAAAAGAGCCCGGCTTCGAGGAGTCCTTGCAGCGCCTGGAAGAGATCGTGGAGCGCCTGGAGGACGACGAGTTGGAGCTGGAGCAGTCCCTGGCCCTTTTCGAGGAGGGGGTCAAGCTGGCCGCCGCCTGCGACCAGCGCCTGGACGAGGCCGAGAAAAAGGTGGCCCTGCTGCTCAAGAACAACGAGGGCGCCCTGGTGGAAACCCCCTTTGACGGCGACGACGAGGAGTAG
- a CDS encoding polyprenyl synthetase family protein: MELKAYLSRRREMVDAALDRLLPAQEAGGRVLEAMRYSLFAGGKRLRPILCLAGAEAVGGDPERVMFCACAMEMVHTYSLIHDDLPAMDDDEFRRGVPTSHMVYGEGLAVLAGDGLLTQAMVLLSDPAQTDGLDPCRVLEASQVVMKAAGYVGMVGGQAVDLASENLKPDLAIVQYMHAMKTGALITASVQSGAILAGGDPEQVRQLVRYGRRVGLAFQIADDLLDLEGDFNALGKKVGADLARGKMTYPAVVGVAQARKMGQELVDQAAAIAEGLGPAAAPLAELARYIMARTH; this comes from the coding sequence GTGGAGCTCAAGGCCTATCTGAGCCGCCGCCGGGAGATGGTGGACGCGGCTCTGGATCGCCTACTGCCCGCCCAGGAGGCGGGCGGGCGCGTTTTGGAGGCCATGCGCTACAGCCTATTCGCCGGGGGCAAGCGTCTACGGCCCATCCTGTGCCTGGCCGGGGCCGAGGCGGTGGGCGGCGACCCGGAGCGGGTCATGTTCTGCGCCTGCGCCATGGAGATGGTGCATACCTACTCCCTGATCCACGACGACCTGCCGGCCATGGACGACGACGAGTTTCGCCGGGGAGTGCCCACCAGCCACATGGTCTACGGCGAGGGCCTGGCCGTGCTGGCCGGGGACGGCCTGCTGACCCAGGCCATGGTGCTCTTAAGCGACCCCGCCCAGACCGATGGCCTGGACCCCTGCCGGGTGCTGGAAGCCTCCCAGGTGGTGATGAAGGCCGCCGGTTATGTGGGCATGGTGGGCGGTCAGGCGGTGGATTTGGCCAGCGAGAACCTCAAGCCGGACCTGGCCATCGTGCAATACATGCACGCCATGAAGACCGGGGCGCTCATCACCGCCAGCGTGCAATCCGGGGCCATCCTGGCCGGGGGCGACCCGGAGCAGGTGCGTCAACTGGTGCGTTACGGCCGACGCGTCGGCCTGGCCTTCCAGATCGCCGACGACCTGCTGGACCTGGAAGGAGATTTCAACGCCCTGGGCAAAAAGGTGGGCGCGGACCTGGCCCGGGGCAAGATGACCTATCCCGCCGTGGTGGGAGTGGCCCAGGCCCGCAAGATGGGGCAGGAGTTGGTGGACCAGGCCGCGGCCATTGCCGAGGGCCTGGGCCCGGCCGCCGCTCCGCTGGCCGAGTTGGCCCGCTACATCATGGCCCGCACCCACTAA
- a CDS encoding patatin-like phospholipase family protein — MNKQENAANLASLPRPLVAVMSSGFFGFFAHAGFLQGLADLGLTPDAYAGSSSGALVAAFAAGGASPRRMLELFVQLGRRDFWDPPSPAATLRWLIGGLRGRSGYLAGEAFERLLQEYLPVTRFEDCPHPCLMSALDLTSARRVILTRGSLPHAVRASGAVPALFAAVPHEGGLLVDGGLVDKAPLTASADHLGAATLMSHILPSSSLESGPEQTLARSLAPLRVQSRSVDAARWQGYLDQKDEVTRRGLALREVVAQNIPRCGPKRMHHGPAAFAAARANAIKILGE; from the coding sequence ATGAACAAGCAAGAAAATGCGGCAAACCTGGCCTCGTTGCCCCGTCCGTTGGTGGCGGTGATGTCTTCGGGATTTTTCGGCTTTTTTGCCCATGCCGGCTTTTTGCAGGGCCTGGCCGATTTGGGCCTAACCCCGGACGCCTATGCCGGCTCTTCTTCCGGCGCGTTGGTGGCCGCCTTCGCCGCGGGCGGGGCCTCGCCCCGGCGCATGCTGGAGCTGTTCGTCCAGCTGGGCCGCCGCGACTTCTGGGACCCGCCCTCCCCGGCCGCCACCCTGCGCTGGCTCATCGGCGGCCTCAGGGGGCGCAGCGGCTATCTGGCGGGCGAGGCCTTCGAACGCCTGCTGCAGGAATACCTGCCGGTCACCCGCTTTGAGGACTGCCCCCATCCCTGCCTGATGAGCGCCCTGGATTTGACCAGCGCCCGCCGGGTGATTCTGACCCGGGGCTCCCTGCCCCACGCGGTGCGCGCCTCGGGGGCGGTGCCCGCCCTGTTCGCGGCGGTGCCGCATGAGGGCGGCCTCTTGGTGGATGGCGGGCTCGTGGACAAGGCCCCGCTCACGGCCAGCGCCGATCACCTGGGCGCGGCCACCCTGATGAGCCACATCCTGCCCAGTTCCAGCCTGGAGAGCGGCCCGGAGCAGACCCTGGCCCGCAGCCTGGCCCCCCTGCGCGTCCAGTCCCGCTCCGTGGACGCGGCCCGCTGGCAGGGATATTTGGACCAAAAGGATGAAGTGACCCGGCGGGGTCTGGCCCTGCGCGAGGTGGTGGCCCAAAACATCCCCCGCTGCGGCCCCAAGCGCATGCACCACGGCCCGGCCGCCTTTGCCGCGGCCCGGGCCAACGCCATCAAAATTTTAGGGGAATGA
- the rlmD gene encoding 23S rRNA (uracil(1939)-C(5))-methyltransferase RlmD: MTLQDPAQPGQEMTLTVEDLASGGDGLAHEASGRVVFVPGALPGEKVRARLVEAKRDFGRAELLVVDEASPQRVEPACPLFGECGGCQMQHLEYEAQVQAKAGWVSRALARLGDLPPLKSVPSPQVWGWRHRVRLSVGPEGLGFLAAASQRVVPVTSCPVAAPEVNRLLPGLAQGLAQMDTSHLTYLEVLGGEERSLVTVGLDRGRPLSNRWRGELRRLCRGAGAAATRLEQAGRVEPWERTAENGVDYWREEGLTLSAYPGEFVQANFGANRELIGLVRRAAAGASEGGALELYAGGGNFTLPLAHDGRAVLAVEGDPESYASAKALARREGLAAKVELMAGEAATATAKLVAQKRGFAMALLDPPRSGAKGVMPALAALAPKRIIYISCHPAALARDAAVLLEAGYAMQSLAVVDMFPHTGHTEALLVLDRP, encoded by the coding sequence TTGACCTTGCAAGACCCGGCCCAGCCCGGCCAAGAAATGACGCTTACAGTGGAGGACTTGGCCTCCGGCGGCGACGGCCTGGCCCACGAGGCCTCGGGCCGGGTGGTGTTCGTGCCCGGCGCCCTGCCCGGCGAAAAGGTGCGGGCCCGTCTGGTGGAGGCCAAGCGCGACTTCGGGCGGGCCGAACTGTTGGTCGTGGATGAGGCCTCGCCCCAGCGGGTGGAGCCCGCCTGCCCCCTGTTCGGTGAGTGCGGCGGCTGCCAGATGCAGCACCTGGAGTACGAGGCCCAGGTTCAGGCCAAGGCGGGGTGGGTTAGCCGGGCGTTGGCCCGCCTGGGGGACTTGCCGCCCCTAAAGAGCGTGCCCTCGCCCCAGGTCTGGGGATGGCGCCACCGGGTGCGCCTCAGCGTGGGGCCCGAAGGCCTGGGCTTCTTGGCCGCGGCCAGCCAACGGGTGGTGCCGGTTACCTCCTGCCCCGTGGCCGCGCCGGAGGTCAACCGCCTGTTGCCCGGCTTGGCCCAGGGCCTGGCCCAGATGGACACCAGCCACCTCACCTATCTGGAGGTGTTGGGCGGCGAGGAGCGTTCCCTGGTCACCGTGGGCCTGGACCGGGGCCGGCCCCTGTCCAACCGCTGGCGGGGCGAGCTGCGCCGTCTCTGCCGGGGGGCCGGGGCCGCGGCCACCCGTTTGGAGCAGGCGGGCCGGGTGGAGCCCTGGGAGCGCACTGCGGAAAACGGGGTGGACTACTGGCGCGAAGAGGGCCTCACCCTGAGCGCCTATCCCGGCGAGTTCGTTCAGGCCAACTTCGGGGCCAACCGCGAGCTGATCGGCCTGGTGCGCCGGGCGGCGGCCGGAGCCTCGGAGGGCGGGGCGCTGGAGTTGTACGCGGGCGGGGGCAACTTCACCCTGCCGTTGGCCCACGACGGCCGGGCGGTGCTGGCCGTGGAAGGCGACCCGGAAAGCTACGCCAGCGCCAAGGCCCTGGCCCGGCGCGAGGGCCTGGCCGCCAAGGTGGAGCTGATGGCAGGCGAGGCGGCCACCGCCACCGCCAAACTGGTTGCCCAGAAACGCGGCTTCGCCATGGCCCTGCTGGACCCGCCACGCAGCGGCGCCAAGGGAGTCATGCCCGCCCTGGCCGCCCTGGCCCCCAAGCGAATCATCTACATCTCCTGCCACCCGGCGGCCCTGGCCCGCGACGCGGCGGTGCTCTTGGAGGCGGGCTACGCCATGCAGAGCCTGGCCGTGGTGGACATGTTCCCCCACACCGGGCACACGGAGGCGCTTCTTGTCCTGGACCGGCCGTAG
- a CDS encoding M23 family metallopeptidase, protein MRRLRPILLCVLLLLSAAPVWAASLQVEPAKLALGQPALVRLCLEGTPAQVRAELNGRETALAKGTDGCWYGAVAPDLQDKTGAAVVRAKVDGKQVAAAKIKLYLRDRGARRIKVNSKYTRLSPETLKRYRREREQMLAVFGSFTPQPLWRSAFMMPLDSQVVSLFGRRSFVNGKEKSPHGGIDLRGADGTPVPAAADGTVALVIDAYFSGNTVLIDHGQGLITRYLHLSQALVKTGQKVKKGQVIGKVGSTGRVTGPHLDFGVKLAGARVDPQDWVALSQVLAQRLGE, encoded by the coding sequence TTGAGGCGGCTACGGCCCATATTGCTTTGCGTACTTTTGCTGCTGAGCGCCGCGCCCGTCTGGGCGGCCAGCCTGCAGGTGGAGCCCGCCAAACTGGCCCTGGGTCAACCGGCCCTGGTGCGCCTGTGCCTGGAGGGGACGCCCGCCCAGGTGCGGGCGGAGCTCAACGGCCGGGAAACCGCCCTGGCCAAGGGCACGGACGGCTGCTGGTACGGCGCGGTGGCCCCGGACCTGCAGGACAAGACCGGAGCGGCGGTGGTGCGGGCCAAGGTGGACGGCAAGCAGGTGGCCGCCGCCAAGATTAAGCTTTACCTGCGCGACCGGGGCGCCCGCCGGATCAAGGTGAACTCCAAGTACACGAGGCTCAGCCCCGAGACCCTGAAGCGTTACCGCCGCGAGCGCGAACAGATGCTGGCGGTGTTCGGCTCCTTCACCCCCCAGCCCCTGTGGCGCTCGGCCTTCATGATGCCTCTGGACAGCCAGGTGGTCAGCCTGTTCGGCCGCCGCAGCTTTGTCAACGGCAAGGAAAAGAGCCCCCACGGAGGCATAGACCTGCGCGGGGCCGACGGCACTCCGGTGCCCGCCGCGGCCGACGGCACGGTGGCCCTGGTCATCGACGCCTATTTCAGCGGCAACACCGTGCTCATCGACCATGGCCAGGGCCTGATAACCCGCTATCTGCACCTGTCCCAAGCCCTGGTCAAAACGGGGCAAAAGGTGAAAAAGGGCCAAGTTATAGGTAAAGTTGGGTCAACCGGCCGGGTCACCGGCCCGCATTTGGATTTCGGGGTCAAGCTGGCCGGAGCACGGGTGGACCCCCAGGACTGGGTGGCCCTGAGCCAGGTGTTGGCCCAGCGTTTGGGAGAGTGA
- the dxs gene encoding 1-deoxy-D-xylulose-5-phosphate synthase has product MCAANQPPVSLLDQIDSPDDLQDLNLRQLEDLAEELRQRIIDSVEKVGGHLAPSLGVVELTLALHYVFDTPVDKIVWDVGHQTYAHKLLTGRRDRFDTLRQLGGISGFPKRSESPHDAFDTGHSSTSISAALGLAVGERLKKGPGKVVAVIGDGSFTAGMAFEGMNQAGDLDEDLIVVFNDNGMSIAPNVGALSKFMSRALSGKAYQTFRKSMERRLKALGSMGEDLLNIARRSEESFKAFYTPGMLFEALKFNYVGPIDGHNLERLIETLKYVKPLQGPQLVHVITTKGRGYAPAEANPSHYHGVGARPPRRDPAAPPPPQSYTEVFGQTMLELARRRPEVMAITAAMPEGTGLAPFAEEFPERFVDVGIAEQHAVTFAAGLAVQGFHPVVAIYSTFMQRAFDQIVHDVCLTNLPVVLALDRGGIVGEDGATHQGLLDLSFLRCVPNLSLMSPADENELRHMLYTALEHDGPVALRYPRGKGVGVAHDEPLRILPWGKGEMRRPGKDVALIGIGVGVEACAQAAESLAQEGVEAAVVNARFVKPLDEELICEVAHTCGRLVTVEENEANGGFGSAVLELLARRGLTGIKVRVVALNDTFVEHGSQAQLRHLYGVDAQAVAEAARRLLD; this is encoded by the coding sequence GTGTGCGCCGCTAACCAACCGCCGGTTTCCCTCTTGGACCAGATCGACTCGCCGGACGACCTGCAGGATCTGAACCTGCGTCAACTGGAGGATCTGGCCGAAGAGTTGCGCCAACGCATTATCGACTCGGTGGAAAAGGTGGGCGGCCACCTGGCCCCCAGCCTGGGGGTGGTGGAGCTGACCCTAGCCTTGCACTACGTGTTCGACACGCCCGTGGACAAGATCGTGTGGGACGTGGGCCACCAGACCTATGCCCACAAGCTGCTCACCGGGCGGCGCGATCGCTTTGACACCCTGCGCCAGTTGGGTGGCATCTCCGGCTTTCCCAAGCGCTCCGAGAGCCCCCACGACGCCTTTGACACCGGCCACTCAAGCACCAGCATCTCCGCCGCCCTGGGCCTGGCCGTGGGCGAGCGCCTAAAAAAGGGGCCCGGCAAGGTGGTGGCGGTCATCGGCGACGGCTCCTTTACCGCGGGCATGGCCTTCGAGGGCATGAACCAGGCCGGCGACCTGGACGAGGACCTAATCGTGGTCTTCAACGACAACGGCATGTCCATCGCCCCCAACGTAGGGGCCCTGAGCAAGTTCATGTCCAGGGCCCTGTCGGGCAAGGCCTATCAGACCTTCCGCAAATCCATGGAGCGGCGCCTCAAGGCCCTGGGCTCCATGGGCGAGGATCTTTTGAACATCGCCCGGCGCTCGGAGGAGTCCTTCAAGGCTTTCTACACTCCGGGCATGCTCTTCGAGGCCCTCAAGTTCAACTACGTGGGGCCCATCGACGGCCACAACCTGGAGCGGCTCATCGAGACGCTCAAATACGTCAAGCCCCTGCAAGGCCCCCAACTGGTGCACGTGATCACCACCAAGGGCAGGGGCTACGCCCCGGCCGAGGCCAACCCCTCCCACTATCACGGGGTGGGGGCCCGGCCGCCCCGCCGCGATCCCGCCGCTCCGCCGCCGCCCCAGAGCTACACCGAGGTGTTCGGCCAGACCATGCTGGAGTTGGCCCGCCGGCGGCCCGAGGTCATGGCCATCACCGCGGCAATGCCCGAGGGAACCGGGCTGGCGCCTTTTGCCGAGGAGTTTCCCGAGCGCTTCGTGGACGTGGGCATCGCCGAGCAGCACGCCGTGACCTTTGCCGCCGGCCTGGCGGTGCAGGGCTTCCATCCGGTGGTAGCCATTTACTCCACCTTCATGCAGCGGGCCTTTGACCAGATCGTGCACGACGTGTGCCTTACCAACCTGCCGGTGGTGCTGGCCTTGGACCGGGGGGGCATCGTGGGCGAGGACGGGGCCACCCACCAAGGGCTGCTGGATTTGAGCTTCCTGCGCTGCGTGCCCAACCTGTCGCTCATGAGCCCGGCCGACGAAAACGAGCTTCGGCACATGCTCTACACCGCCCTGGAGCACGACGGCCCGGTGGCCCTGCGCTATCCCAGGGGCAAGGGGGTGGGGGTGGCCCACGACGAGCCGCTGCGCATCCTGCCCTGGGGCAAGGGCGAGATGCGCCGTCCGGGCAAGGACGTGGCTCTCATTGGCATCGGCGTGGGGGTGGAGGCCTGTGCCCAGGCGGCGGAAAGCCTGGCCCAGGAGGGGGTGGAGGCGGCGGTGGTCAACGCCCGCTTTGTCAAGCCCCTGGACGAGGAGCTGATCTGCGAGGTGGCCCACACCTGCGGCCGGCTGGTCACCGTGGAGGAAAACGAGGCCAACGGAGGCTTCGGCTCGGCGGTGCTGGAGCTTTTGGCCAGGCGGGGGCTCACCGGGATCAAGGTCCGGGTGGTGGCCTTGAACGACACCTTCGTGGAGCACGGCAGCCAGGCCCAGTTGCGCCACCTTTACGGAGTGGACGCCCAGGCGGTGGCCGAGGCCGCCCGCCGACTTTTGGATTAG
- a CDS encoding PaaI family thioesterase produces MSQEAVDKLWKRCQDEPFPKLLDIEVLEIEPGRARTAMTFRPEMKNIFGKLHGGAIFSLLDEAFQLACNAHGQIAVALSLNIYYLATPDEGARLLAEAREVNATRKTALYDAEVWQEDGKKIATGQAQAYRVGHPLPLDDEGQLTT; encoded by the coding sequence GTGAGCCAAGAGGCGGTGGACAAACTTTGGAAGCGATGCCAGGACGAGCCCTTCCCCAAACTGCTGGACATCGAGGTGTTGGAGATCGAGCCCGGCCGGGCCCGCACGGCCATGACCTTTCGTCCGGAGATGAAAAACATCTTCGGCAAGCTGCACGGGGGCGCCATCTTTTCCCTGCTGGACGAGGCCTTTCAACTGGCCTGCAACGCCCACGGCCAGATAGCGGTAGCCCTGTCCCTGAACATCTATTATTTGGCCACGCCGGACGAGGGGGCGCGGCTGCTGGCCGAGGCCAGGGAAGTAAACGCCACCCGCAAGACGGCCCTGTACGACGCCGAGGTGTGGCAGGAAGACGGCAAGAAAATCGCCACCGGCCAGGCCCAGGCCTACCGGGTGGGGCACCCCCTGCCCCTGGACGATGAGGGCCAACTCACAACATAA
- the xseA gene encoding exodeoxyribonuclease VII large subunit, giving the protein MEPLELFTRREILTVSELVGRLKRLTEQTFDFVWVEGEISGLRTPPSGHMYFALKDRDATLRAVLFKHQASLLRFALEEGLQVLCQGRVSVYQARGEVQLVVDAVEPRGAGALALAFEQLRKRLEAEGLFDPERKQELPELPARVAVVTSPTGAAIRDFLNVLHRRDQKVAVAIYPVRVQGDSAAPQMVEALADLAAWGWPQVIVLTRGGGSPEDLWAFNDEALARAIAACPIPVVSAVGHEIDVSISDLVADLRAPTPSAAAELLVANRDELTRRLRALSGRLARGGARLVRERQGRVRSLARALGDPRRRLSDKRLRVDDLLSRAGHALSGGLHRRARQVGRLRERALSARPERRLALAAGRQRELARRLASAGALGINQRRARVRTLEARLRALGPLAVLGRGFALVSDNEGRLLRRAQDSARGKKIRVRLAQGALRAKVEEIED; this is encoded by the coding sequence GTGGAACCCCTGGAGCTTTTTACCCGGCGCGAAATCCTTACGGTCAGCGAACTGGTGGGGCGCCTCAAGCGCCTGACCGAGCAGACCTTTGATTTTGTGTGGGTGGAAGGCGAGATCAGCGGCCTGCGTACCCCGCCCAGCGGCCACATGTATTTCGCCCTCAAGGACCGTGACGCCACCCTTCGGGCGGTGCTGTTCAAGCACCAGGCCTCCTTGCTGCGCTTCGCCCTGGAAGAGGGTTTGCAGGTGCTCTGCCAGGGACGGGTGAGCGTGTACCAGGCCCGGGGCGAGGTGCAACTGGTGGTGGACGCGGTGGAGCCGCGGGGCGCCGGAGCCCTGGCCCTGGCCTTTGAGCAGCTGCGCAAGCGCCTGGAGGCCGAGGGGCTTTTCGATCCGGAGCGCAAGCAGGAGCTGCCCGAGCTGCCCGCCCGGGTGGCGGTGGTCACCAGCCCCACCGGGGCGGCCATCCGCGATTTCTTGAACGTGCTGCACCGCCGCGACCAGAAGGTGGCCGTGGCCATCTATCCCGTGCGGGTGCAGGGCGATTCCGCCGCGCCCCAGATGGTGGAGGCCCTGGCCGATCTGGCCGCCTGGGGCTGGCCCCAGGTGATCGTGCTCACCCGGGGCGGCGGCTCGCCCGAGGATTTGTGGGCCTTCAACGACGAGGCCCTGGCCCGGGCCATCGCCGCCTGCCCCATACCGGTGGTGTCGGCGGTGGGCCACGAGATCGACGTGAGCATCAGCGACCTGGTGGCGGACCTGCGCGCGCCCACCCCCTCGGCCGCGGCCGAGCTGCTGGTGGCCAACCGCGACGAGCTTACCCGCCGGCTGCGGGCCCTGTCCGGACGCCTGGCCCGGGGCGGCGCCCGCCTGGTGCGCGAGCGGCAGGGGCGGGTGCGCTCCCTGGCCCGCGCCCTGGGCGACCCCCGCCGCCGCTTGTCCGACAAGCGCCTCAGGGTGGACGACCTGCTTTCCCGCGCCGGCCACGCCCTGAGCGGGGGCCTGCACAGGCGGGCCCGTCAGGTGGGCCGCTTGCGGGAGCGGGCCCTGAGCGCCCGGCCGGAGCGCCGCCTGGCCCTGGCCGCCGGGCGCCAGCGCGAGCTGGCCCGGCGTTTGGCCTCGGCCGGGGCGCTGGGTATTAACCAACGGCGGGCCAGGGTGCGTACTTTGGAGGCCCGCTTGCGGGCCCTGGGCCCGCTGGCCGTGCTGGGCCGGGGCTTCGCCTTGGTCAGCGACAATGAGGGCCGCCTGCTGCGCCGGGCCCAGGACAGCGCGCGAGGAAAGAAAATTCGGGTGCGCCTGGCCCAGGGCGCGCTGCGGGCCAAAGTGGAGGAGATAGAAGATTGA
- a CDS encoding SIR2 family NAD-dependent protein deacylase, producing the protein MDEKIKQLADLVTQGGRLVVFTGAGMSTESGIPDYRSPGGIWSRHKPVLFEEFLESPEAREAYWRFYLEWYPGFTKAYPNPGHKALGRLWDAGLLTGVITQNVDSLHQAGGVPDRAVVQLHGNVFETTCLDCGHFSEPTADVLKRFRKGHKDPTCPSCGGRLKPATISFGQDLRLRDLELARHLCCEAQPLVVVGSSLAVNPAAELPRYTLGLDHDLVIINQTLTHLDPKAKLLFRRPAGEALAALADAILDHK; encoded by the coding sequence ATGGACGAAAAAATCAAGCAGCTTGCCGACCTGGTCACCCAGGGCGGCAGGCTGGTGGTGTTCACGGGGGCGGGCATGTCCACCGAAAGCGGCATACCCGATTACCGTTCCCCGGGGGGAATCTGGAGCCGTCACAAGCCGGTATTGTTCGAGGAGTTCCTGGAGAGCCCCGAGGCCCGCGAAGCCTACTGGCGCTTTTACCTGGAATGGTACCCCGGCTTTACCAAGGCCTACCCTAATCCGGGGCACAAGGCCCTGGGCCGCTTGTGGGACGCGGGCCTGCTCACGGGGGTGATAACCCAGAACGTGGACAGCCTGCATCAGGCGGGCGGGGTGCCGGACCGGGCGGTGGTGCAGCTACACGGTAACGTGTTCGAGACCACCTGCCTGGATTGCGGCCATTTCAGCGAACCCACCGCCGACGTGCTCAAGCGCTTTCGCAAGGGTCACAAGGACCCCACCTGCCCATCCTGCGGGGGGCGGCTCAAGCCGGCCACCATCTCTTTTGGACAGGATCTGCGTTTACGGGACCTGGAGCTGGCCCGCCACCTGTGCTGCGAGGCCCAGCCCCTGGTGGTGGTGGGTTCCAGCCTGGCGGTGAACCCGGCGGCCGAGCTGCCGCGCTACACCCTGGGCCTGGACCACGACCTGGTGATCATCAACCAGACCCTGACCCACCTGGACCCCAAGGCCAAGCTACTGTTCCGGCGGCCCGCCGGGGAGGCCTTGGCCGCCCTGGCCGACGCCATATTAGATCATAAATAA